One region of Termitidicoccus mucosus genomic DNA includes:
- the cobA gene encoding uroporphyrinogen-III C-methyltransferase, with protein sequence MSKGIVYLVGAGPGEPGLVTFRARELIESADVLVYDYLAHPELLKWRRADCEVHYVGKKSGFHAMPQDQIETLLIEKADEGKRVVRLKGGDPFVFGRGGEEARTLAEQGIPFEVVPGVTAALAAGAYAGIPLTHRNTNSAVVFLTGHEDPGKKLLVDWRAYGKLRNTTLAIYMGMGHLAEILRELVAGGLAPDTPAAAVQWASLGRQRSVTGTAADLAERVAQSGLSSPAIVFVGESVARRSAIDWFEHLPLFGRRVVITRTRDQNSELRDKLEAFGAEVIELPLITVAKDVDRHALVEILAELGGYDWIVFTSANGVRFFFEEFFKGFDDVRSLGLLRFACVGRATAREIERHHLKVECMPASATGESLADALIATGSLDSAKVIVVTGNLNRAALVKKLEDARAIVDRLPLYKTEKTNLADDPVADDFRRKGADAILFASSSAAQSFAGQAGALKLAPDARRPLAGSIGGHTSATMRETGMPVDFEAKTASLDALVEALIERLKG encoded by the coding sequence ATGTCCAAAGGCATCGTTTATCTTGTCGGCGCCGGACCCGGGGAACCGGGGCTGGTCACCTTTCGCGCGCGGGAGCTCATCGAGTCCGCCGATGTGCTCGTGTATGATTACCTCGCGCATCCCGAGTTGCTGAAATGGCGGCGCGCGGATTGCGAAGTCCATTATGTCGGGAAAAAATCCGGCTTTCACGCGATGCCGCAGGACCAGATCGAGACGTTGCTCATCGAGAAGGCGGACGAGGGCAAGCGTGTCGTGCGGCTCAAGGGCGGCGACCCGTTTGTGTTTGGCCGCGGCGGCGAGGAGGCCCGGACACTGGCGGAGCAGGGCATCCCGTTTGAGGTCGTGCCCGGCGTCACCGCCGCGCTTGCCGCCGGTGCCTACGCGGGCATCCCGCTTACGCATCGCAACACCAACTCGGCGGTCGTTTTTCTCACCGGCCACGAGGACCCGGGGAAAAAACTCCTCGTGGACTGGCGCGCCTACGGGAAACTCAGGAATACCACGCTCGCCATCTACATGGGCATGGGGCATCTCGCGGAGATTTTGCGCGAGCTTGTCGCGGGCGGACTGGCGCCCGACACGCCCGCGGCCGCCGTGCAGTGGGCCTCGCTCGGACGCCAGCGCAGCGTCACGGGCACCGCCGCCGATCTCGCGGAACGCGTCGCGCAGTCCGGGCTCTCGTCGCCCGCGATCGTGTTTGTCGGCGAAAGCGTGGCGCGCCGTTCCGCCATCGACTGGTTCGAGCACCTCCCGCTTTTTGGCCGGCGCGTCGTCATCACCCGCACCCGCGACCAGAACAGCGAGCTGCGCGACAAGCTCGAGGCGTTCGGCGCCGAGGTCATCGAGCTCCCGCTCATCACCGTTGCGAAGGACGTGGACCGGCACGCGCTCGTGGAAATCCTCGCCGAGCTCGGCGGCTACGACTGGATCGTGTTCACCAGCGCGAACGGCGTGCGGTTTTTCTTCGAGGAATTTTTCAAGGGCTTCGACGATGTGCGCTCGCTCGGCCTGCTCCGCTTCGCCTGCGTGGGCCGCGCCACCGCGCGTGAAATCGAGCGCCATCACCTCAAGGTCGAATGCATGCCGGCCTCCGCCACGGGCGAATCGCTGGCCGATGCGCTGATCGCGACCGGCAGCCTCGACAGCGCGAAGGTCATCGTCGTGACGGGCAACCTGAACCGCGCCGCGCTGGTGAAAAAGCTCGAGGACGCGCGCGCGATCGTGGACCGCCTGCCGCTCTACAAGACGGAAAAGACCAATCTCGCCGACGATCCCGTGGCGGATGATTTCCGCCGGAAGGGCGCGGATGCGATTTTGTTCGCGAGCTCGTCCGCTGCGCAGTCCTTTGCCGGGCAGGCCGGAGCGTTGAAACTCGCTCCCGACGCCAGGCGCCCGCTTGCGGGCAGCATCGGCGGGCACACCAGCGCGACGATGCGCGAGACCGGCATGCCGGTGGATTTCGAGGCCAAGACCGCCAGCCTCGACGCGCTGGTCGAGGCATTGATCGAGCGGCTGAAAGGGTAG
- a CDS encoding OmpA family protein, which yields MKYLSPKFIIIGLGAFALLAAGCAKKPVRPDPSATMVGSGEGGVPGSDGGTLNVGSSFGAGGAGGFGTLDPNGGLGERSAAAAGAEQKGLFGDVYFDFDQSAIKASERSKLQAAKDHLAQHPTARIRLDGHCDWRGTAEYNLALGDRRANSAKRYLTSIGVAADKIDTVSHGSLNATEKGTAAEMAKDRRVEIVVLDQ from the coding sequence ATGAAATATCTTTCACCCAAATTCATCATCATCGGCCTTGGCGCTTTTGCCTTGCTTGCCGCCGGTTGCGCGAAGAAACCCGTCCGTCCCGACCCGTCCGCCACGATGGTCGGTTCCGGCGAGGGTGGCGTCCCGGGCAGCGATGGCGGCACGCTCAATGTCGGCAGTTCTTTCGGCGCCGGAGGCGCGGGCGGCTTTGGCACCCTCGACCCGAATGGCGGGCTTGGCGAGCGTTCCGCCGCCGCTGCCGGGGCCGAGCAAAAGGGCCTTTTCGGCGACGTTTATTTTGACTTCGACCAATCCGCCATCAAGGCCAGCGAGCGTTCGAAGCTCCAGGCCGCGAAGGATCATCTCGCGCAGCATCCGACGGCGCGCATTCGTCTGGACGGACATTGCGACTGGCGCGGCACCGCCGAATACAACCTTGCTCTCGGCGACCGCCGCGCGAATTCCGCGAAACGCTACCTGACGAGCATCGGTGTGGCCGCGGACAAGATCGACACGGTTTCCCACGGTTCGTTGAACGCCACCGAGAAGGGCACCGCCGCCGAGATGGCCAAGGACCGCCGCGTCGAGATCGTCGTGCTCGACCAGTAA
- a CDS encoding CbiX/SirB N-terminal domain-containing protein yields MPDSQICFLFDNGSLRPSSTLNLRATARLLGGVLPAPVRPVSLLHSSAVDAAALGGERAELLEIAVRKWWGENPGGEAVLLPLFFGPSGALTGYVPARMEAARKAFPLARWRLARWLIEPGEADEGVAGALAAEARSVIAAEKLERPRIVLVDHGSPQRAVTAVRDHLGAQLRRLLAGDAAEIGVASMERRPGAEFAFNEPLLATRLRTPPFDAGDVVVLLQFLSPGRHAGPDGDIAAICAAARSERPGLHTWMTEPVGTAPEVVERLARRFAEGRDKPVAAGGDFS; encoded by the coding sequence ATGCCGGATTCACAAATCTGTTTTCTCTTCGACAACGGCTCCTTGCGTCCATCCTCCACCCTGAATCTCCGGGCCACGGCCAGGCTGCTGGGCGGGGTTTTGCCCGCGCCGGTGCGTCCCGTGTCGCTGCTGCACTCGAGCGCGGTGGACGCCGCGGCGCTCGGCGGTGAACGGGCGGAACTGCTGGAAATCGCCGTGCGGAAGTGGTGGGGCGAAAATCCCGGGGGCGAGGCCGTGCTGTTGCCGTTGTTTTTCGGCCCCAGCGGGGCGTTGACCGGCTATGTGCCGGCGCGCATGGAGGCCGCGCGGAAGGCCTTCCCGCTGGCGCGCTGGCGGCTGGCGCGCTGGCTGATCGAGCCGGGCGAAGCCGATGAGGGCGTCGCGGGCGCGCTGGCGGCCGAGGCGCGGAGCGTGATCGCGGCGGAGAAGCTGGAGCGCCCGCGCATCGTGCTGGTGGATCATGGCAGCCCGCAGCGCGCCGTGACGGCGGTGCGCGATCATCTGGGCGCGCAGTTGCGGCGGCTGCTGGCCGGCGACGCGGCGGAAATCGGCGTCGCGTCGATGGAGCGGCGGCCGGGGGCGGAGTTTGCGTTCAACGAGCCGCTGCTCGCCACGCGGCTGCGCACGCCGCCGTTTGACGCGGGCGACGTGGTCGTGCTGCTGCAATTTCTTTCGCCGGGCCGCCACGCGGGGCCGGACGGCGACATCGCGGCGATCTGCGCGGCGGCGCGAAGCGAGCGTCCCGGTTTGCACACGTGGATGACCGAGCCGGTCGGCACCGCGCCCGAGGTGGTTGAGAGGCTGGCGCGACGTTTTGCCGAGGGGCGGGACAAGCCGGTGGCGGCGGGCGGGGATTTTTCCTGA
- a CDS encoding autotransporter outer membrane beta-barrel domain-containing protein translates to MKSAIRPPAALTLRPLLRGLPLFALGLLLPLAASAATYTVTDGGDDQPTGTTQLRAILANSATNPGDEIHFAGVVTTSTDTTTGTTTTTYTGTTIYLSGSALRLDKPGLTIGNVTTGTVYLTGTTVVSDTTTGVATGTITGTVAQNTTLFTTISGSGQSHILDITGDVTSGTLRNLHLDSGSNAASGGAIVNNGGSFAIVGSNYTFSGSDMPVTISDTTFTGTLTGSATATVNISSTIANNTADNNGGAIYNGPGGSITFDLVAITSNSAGNNGGAILNETGATLDFSRSSITGNTALTSSTSTVGTGTDAQEITTLTGEGGGIYNKGYVRLSGSTLVSSNYSGSNGGGIYNAASGTLVQTITGISNNTTGTAGSGGGVYNAGLYNSSSATLQGNSAGDSGGGLYNIAAASLNSVFFYNNAAGHNGGAIYNSGTLVIDGTSNLNANIASGTHGRGGAIHNRGDLTLADVRMSGNYAGEFGGALYHESSTPLVITNALLIGNSAGVSTGTTGASAAGGAIYNNGGDITLADVGFQNNFVVTSSNTTALGGGAIYNDNGHVGIVISASTTQSYAGNYVAESGTRQNSRGGFLYMAGTNATATFDIGAGGTLIIGGTTVESSTTALSGTTDSIASGSASNALITKTGAGTLVLHADNSHYTGTFALQEGVLAVSVDENLFGGGLSGITFTGTDGTAFIDFLATGTFEGGGTTALQRLVNSAATTAGYIISGTTAKTVTIANNTTTGTGGVLHNSGTFALDSGAGSFVFASNTAANGGAIANLGVFDSGTSRLSFTGNTATGTVAGAGNGGAINNTGTLTLSNATFSGNTGTHGGAIYNTGVLNLAPVMLVTISTTVSTDPDDSSIITGTTTTTTSIPATLSFSDNKANLGGAIHDATGTLTLANATFSKNKALATTTTVSSTTTGTDGPVVTTTTVSVPGTGDGGAIYAASGLLALATISGSTTIEVTDTAGLVTSSTTTFSRGSIAFTENTADGYGGAIYTLGGTIALDAAGGEISFSGNTHKQSGATATPNAIYSASAAALLVSGTHNVYIDDSITSAAATGNTLVKNGAGTLRFGGTSVWAGSAAINEGVLALKDDASLDLTDASDSAAGLDLATGAVITTATTGTSVLKANHFNIQGTLHATGSGVLQLTGSTMLDGATIALDLLSTGSDAGLVYIDGDIGYGALTDINIAQWQGSGTFNILQSTDTIDDTKFNSPLLEGGVIPGVRMIASTTLVTTASDSTLQLITDSDSSRLVTWTGASGSFWSLTGINWDDGFHPGNVETVPGDLVRFTSGTAAVRDIEITSVQITTSGMIVEGDDNYSFSGSGRIVTGTGYAIDSEITPTGKLIKNGSGTLAFTNAGNDFAEGIELNGGVISITNGDQLHISGTAEDNRIHVTATAVGAAIHAHASLDFTTPVVLDGALTLAATGTSQFILGGTTTIITGTGNLTLTTFNSTGTAEDLSDQPRIQLQAPLAHTGDTIITQALVQTNTADVLSPSSHLRITTGGTLSLFQNQTVPALTLADTASLIINAAGTGTAALGAQLTTGDLFTTGTSTTIKLGINHYANTNDTLRITGTAVGDFKIEWLNSFTITDTGTSISLAHDTYRVIIVEGDATAATFTADPVESGAFVYDLIQAARDYELVRSGRPSSAAAAILNTASILGMEWHYSLDTLQGRMGDLRANAAVTFDPRGNLWVRANAYHLDADPDLSGTPFKQDTYSVTLGGDKAFRLGDSTLLGGVFVGTGRTSRDFSNGGDGDTDNIAAGFYASWFHRDGWYADAILKGDHNKNKFNSRSSYGVADHAAYNSTAIGFSLELGRHFEIDFSPRLKLPSVWIEPSAQVAVAWLSGKNYVTDKGIRADLESAIALQGRLQVAAGTVFATRWRPYVRLGLAGGSTSGGTMRTDGVSFDPEFGGTRAEAGLGLSYILNERSQLYLDYEYNKADNYERPWSAGLGFRYMW, encoded by the coding sequence ATGAAATCCGCCATTCGTCCGCCCGCCGCCCTGACACTCCGTCCGCTCCTTCGCGGCCTCCCTCTGTTCGCCCTCGGCCTCCTGCTGCCTCTCGCGGCCTCCGCCGCCACCTACACGGTCACCGATGGCGGCGATGACCAGCCCACCGGCACCACCCAGCTCCGCGCCATCCTCGCGAACTCGGCCACGAATCCCGGCGACGAAATCCACTTCGCGGGCGTCGTCACCACCAGCACCGACACCACCACCGGCACCACTACCACTACTTACACCGGCACCACCATCTACCTTTCCGGCTCCGCGCTCAGGCTCGACAAACCCGGGCTCACCATCGGCAATGTCACCACCGGCACCGTTTACCTGACCGGCACCACCGTGGTCAGCGACACCACCACCGGCGTGGCCACCGGCACCATCACCGGCACCGTCGCGCAAAACACCACCCTCTTCACCACCATCAGCGGCAGCGGACAGTCGCACATCCTCGACATCACCGGCGACGTCACCAGCGGCACTCTCCGGAACCTCCACCTCGACAGCGGCTCCAACGCCGCCAGCGGCGGCGCCATCGTCAACAACGGCGGCTCCTTCGCCATCGTCGGCAGCAACTACACCTTCTCCGGCAGCGACATGCCTGTCACCATCAGCGACACCACCTTCACCGGCACGCTCACCGGCAGCGCCACCGCCACGGTCAACATCAGCAGCACCATCGCCAACAACACCGCTGACAACAACGGCGGCGCCATCTACAACGGCCCAGGCGGCTCCATCACCTTCGATCTCGTCGCCATCACCTCCAATTCCGCCGGGAACAACGGCGGCGCGATCCTCAACGAAACCGGCGCCACCCTCGACTTCTCCCGTTCCTCCATCACCGGCAACACCGCCCTCACCTCCAGCACCAGCACCGTCGGCACCGGCACCGATGCGCAGGAAATCACCACTCTCACCGGCGAGGGCGGCGGTATCTACAACAAGGGCTATGTCCGCCTCTCCGGCTCCACCCTCGTCTCCTCCAACTACTCCGGCTCCAACGGCGGCGGCATCTACAACGCCGCCTCCGGCACCCTCGTCCAGACCATCACCGGCATCAGCAACAACACCACCGGCACCGCCGGCAGCGGCGGCGGTGTTTACAACGCCGGCCTCTACAACTCCAGCAGCGCCACCCTCCAGGGCAACTCCGCCGGCGACAGCGGCGGCGGCCTCTACAACATTGCCGCCGCTTCGCTGAACTCCGTGTTTTTCTATAACAATGCCGCCGGCCACAACGGCGGCGCCATCTACAACAGCGGCACGCTCGTCATCGACGGCACCAGCAACCTCAACGCCAACATCGCTTCGGGCACCCACGGCCGCGGCGGCGCCATCCATAACCGGGGCGACCTCACCCTCGCCGATGTCCGCATGAGCGGCAACTACGCCGGCGAATTCGGAGGCGCCCTCTATCACGAATCCTCCACGCCCCTCGTGATCACCAATGCGCTTCTCATCGGCAACAGCGCCGGCGTCTCCACCGGCACCACCGGCGCCAGTGCCGCCGGCGGCGCGATCTACAACAACGGCGGCGACATCACCCTCGCCGACGTGGGGTTCCAGAACAACTTCGTCGTCACCTCCTCCAACACCACCGCCCTCGGCGGCGGTGCGATTTACAATGACAACGGCCACGTCGGCATCGTCATCTCCGCCAGCACCACCCAGTCCTACGCCGGCAATTACGTGGCCGAGTCCGGCACCAGGCAAAACAGCCGCGGCGGCTTCCTCTACATGGCCGGGACCAACGCCACCGCCACCTTCGACATCGGCGCCGGCGGCACCCTCATCATCGGCGGCACCACCGTCGAATCAAGCACCACCGCCCTCTCCGGCACCACCGACTCCATCGCCTCCGGCTCCGCCTCCAACGCCCTCATCACCAAGACCGGCGCCGGCACCCTCGTCCTCCACGCCGACAACTCCCATTACACCGGCACCTTCGCCCTCCAGGAAGGCGTGCTCGCCGTTTCCGTCGATGAAAACCTCTTCGGCGGCGGGCTCTCCGGCATCACCTTCACCGGCACCGACGGGACCGCCTTCATCGACTTCCTCGCCACCGGCACCTTCGAGGGCGGCGGCACCACCGCGCTCCAGCGCCTCGTCAACAGCGCCGCCACCACCGCCGGCTACATCATCTCCGGCACCACGGCAAAAACTGTCACGATCGCCAACAACACCACCACGGGTACTGGCGGCGTGCTCCATAACTCCGGCACCTTCGCCCTCGACTCCGGCGCGGGCTCCTTCGTCTTCGCCTCCAACACCGCCGCGAACGGCGGCGCCATCGCCAACTTGGGCGTGTTCGACAGCGGCACCAGCCGGCTCTCTTTCACCGGCAACACCGCCACCGGCACAGTGGCGGGCGCGGGCAACGGCGGCGCGATCAACAACACCGGCACGCTCACCCTCTCCAACGCCACCTTTTCCGGCAACACCGGCACACACGGCGGCGCCATCTATAACACCGGCGTGCTCAACCTCGCCCCGGTCATGCTCGTCACCATCTCCACCACTGTGAGCACCGACCCGGACGACAGCTCCATCATCACCGGCACCACCACCACCACGACCAGCATCCCCGCCACGCTCTCCTTCTCGGATAACAAGGCCAACCTTGGCGGCGCCATCCATGACGCCACCGGCACGCTCACCCTGGCCAACGCCACCTTCTCCAAGAACAAGGCCCTCGCCACCACCACCACCGTCTCCTCTACCACCACCGGCACCGACGGCCCGGTTGTCACCACCACCACCGTCTCCGTTCCCGGCACCGGCGACGGCGGCGCGATTTACGCCGCTTCCGGCCTCCTTGCCCTCGCCACCATCAGTGGCTCCACCACCATCGAAGTCACCGACACCGCCGGCCTCGTCACCAGCAGCACCACCACCTTTAGTCGCGGCTCCATCGCCTTCACCGAAAACACCGCCGACGGCTACGGCGGCGCCATCTACACCCTCGGCGGCACCATCGCCCTCGACGCCGCCGGCGGCGAAATCTCCTTCTCCGGCAACACCCACAAACAAAGCGGCGCCACCGCCACCCCCAACGCCATCTATTCCGCTTCTGCCGCCGCCCTCCTCGTCTCCGGCACCCATAACGTTTACATCGACGATTCCATCACCTCCGCCGCCGCTACCGGCAACACCCTCGTGAAAAACGGCGCCGGCACCCTCCGCTTCGGCGGCACCAGTGTGTGGGCCGGCTCCGCCGCCATCAACGAAGGTGTCCTCGCCCTCAAGGACGACGCCTCGCTCGACCTCACCGACGCCAGCGACAGCGCGGCCGGCCTCGACCTCGCCACCGGCGCAGTCATCACGACCGCCACCACCGGCACCTCCGTGCTCAAGGCCAACCATTTCAACATTCAGGGCACGCTCCACGCCACCGGTTCCGGCGTCCTCCAGCTCACCGGCAGCACCATGCTGGACGGGGCCACCATCGCGCTTGATCTCCTCTCCACCGGCTCCGATGCCGGCCTTGTTTATATCGACGGCGACATCGGCTATGGAGCGCTCACCGACATCAACATCGCCCAGTGGCAGGGCAGCGGCACGTTCAACATCCTCCAGTCCACCGACACGATCGACGACACCAAGTTCAACAGCCCTCTTCTGGAAGGCGGCGTCATCCCCGGCGTGCGCATGATCGCGAGCACCACCCTCGTCACCACCGCCAGCGACAGCACGCTCCAGCTCATCACCGACTCCGACAGCAGCCGCCTCGTCACCTGGACAGGCGCGTCCGGCTCGTTCTGGAGCCTCACCGGCATCAACTGGGATGACGGCTTTCACCCCGGCAACGTCGAGACCGTCCCCGGCGACCTCGTCCGCTTCACTTCCGGCACTGCTGCCGTCCGCGACATCGAAATCACCTCCGTGCAAATCACCACCAGCGGCATGATTGTGGAGGGCGACGACAATTACAGCTTCAGCGGCTCCGGACGCATCGTCACGGGCACCGGCTACGCCATCGACAGTGAGATCACCCCCACCGGCAAACTCATCAAAAACGGCTCCGGCACCCTCGCTTTCACCAACGCCGGCAACGACTTCGCCGAAGGCATCGAGCTAAACGGCGGCGTCATCTCCATCACCAACGGCGACCAGCTTCACATCAGTGGCACTGCGGAAGACAACCGCATCCACGTCACCGCCACCGCCGTCGGCGCCGCCATCCACGCCCACGCCTCTCTCGACTTCACCACCCCCGTCGTCCTCGATGGCGCCCTCACCCTCGCCGCCACCGGCACCTCCCAATTTATCCTCGGCGGCACCACCACCATCATCACCGGCACCGGCAATCTCACGCTCACCACCTTCAACAGCACAGGCACCGCCGAAGACCTCTCCGACCAGCCCCGCATCCAACTCCAGGCCCCTCTCGCCCACACCGGCGACACCATCATCACCCAGGCCCTCGTCCAAACCAACACCGCCGACGTCCTCTCCCCGTCCAGCCACCTCCGCATCACCACCGGCGGCACCCTCTCCCTCTTTCAAAACCAGACCGTCCCCGCCCTCACCCTCGCCGACACCGCCAGCCTCATCATCAACGCCGCCGGCACCGGGACCGCCGCCCTCGGTGCCCAGCTTACCACCGGCGACCTCTTCACCACCGGCACCTCGACCACCATCAAACTCGGCATCAACCACTACGCCAACACGAACGACACCCTCCGCATCACCGGCACCGCCGTCGGCGACTTCAAAATCGAATGGCTAAACTCCTTCACCATCACCGACACCGGCACCTCCATCTCCCTCGCCCACGACACCTACCGTGTCATCATCGTCGAAGGTGACGCCACCGCCGCCACCTTCACCGCCGATCCCGTCGAATCCGGCGCCTTTGTTTACGACCTCATCCAGGCTGCCAGGGACTATGAACTCGTCCGCTCCGGGCGCCCCAGCAGCGCCGCCGCCGCCATCCTCAACACCGCCTCCATTCTCGGCATGGAGTGGCATTACTCGCTCGACACCCTTCAGGGCCGCATGGGCGACCTCCGCGCCAATGCCGCCGTCACCTTCGACCCCCGCGGCAACCTCTGGGTGCGCGCCAACGCCTATCACCTCGACGCCGATCCCGACCTTTCCGGCACTCCCTTCAAGCAGGACACCTACAGCGTGACCCTCGGCGGCGACAAGGCCTTCCGCCTCGGCGACAGCACCCTCCTCGGCGGCGTCTTCGTGGGCACGGGCCGCACCAGCCGCGACTTCAGCAACGGCGGCGACGGCGATACCGACAACATCGCCGCCGGTTTCTACGCCAGTTGGTTCCACCGCGACGGCTGGTATGCCGACGCCATCCTCAAGGGCGACCACAACAAAAACAAATTCAACTCCCGCTCCAGCTACGGCGTCGCCGACCACGCCGCCTACAACAGCACCGCCATCGGCTTCTCGCTTGAGCTGGGCCGTCACTTCGAAATCGACTTCTCCCCCCGCCTCAAACTCCCCTCCGTCTGGATCGAACCCTCCGCCCAGGTCGCCGTGGCCTGGCTCAGCGGCAAAAATTACGTGACCGACAAAGGCATCCGCGCCGACCTCGAAAGCGCCATCGCCCTGCAAGGCCGCCTGCAAGTCGCCGCCGGCACCGTGTTCGCCACTCGCTGGCGCCCCTACGTCAGGCTCGGCCTTGCCGGCGGCAGCACCTCCGGCGGCACCATGCGCACCGACGGCGTCAGCTTCGATCCCGAGTTTGGCGGCACCCGCGCCGAGGCCGGCCTCGGCCTCTCCTACATCCTCAACGAACGCAGTCAGCTGTATCTGGATTACGAATACAACAAGGCCGACAACTACGAGCGCCCCTGGTCCGCCGGCCTCGGCTTCCGCTACATGTGGTAA
- the bamD gene encoding outer membrane protein assembly factor BamD, translating into MPPVFFIRPAIRLLLLAFALAISGRLAAELIWTPENGWKIEGGVLSGLVGNEGRNALGLMNEAREDEEKGRVRPAIKDYERVGKRYSNSIYAPEALYRAAKLQREIRKYNKSFNNFQTVVSRYPNTTRFDEIIGEQYNLGAALLNGARGRFLWVFPGFTNREKGIQFLETVIFNAPYSDYAPLALLDIAHAHQYLGETAETLYALDRLVNNYGNSVLSPDAYLKLGETYASLVDSPYHDQGSTKEAVTYFEDFMILYPGDNHVSAAEKGLAEMKTILAESKIKIADFYFKRRDNYQAARVFYNEAITIYPDSPVATTARTRLGEVEAAAKAAADLPQQKKRRPWVF; encoded by the coding sequence ATGCCACCTGTTTTCTTCATCCGGCCCGCCATCCGGCTCCTTTTACTCGCCTTCGCCTTGGCCATTTCCGGACGCCTCGCCGCCGAACTCATCTGGACCCCCGAAAACGGCTGGAAGATCGAAGGCGGCGTCCTCTCCGGCCTCGTGGGCAACGAAGGCCGCAATGCCCTCGGCCTCATGAACGAGGCGCGGGAGGACGAGGAAAAAGGCAGGGTCCGGCCCGCGATCAAGGACTACGAGCGCGTCGGAAAACGCTACAGCAACTCCATCTACGCCCCCGAGGCCCTTTACCGCGCCGCCAAGCTCCAGCGCGAAATCAGGAAATACAACAAGTCCTTCAACAACTTTCAGACCGTCGTCAGCCGCTACCCCAACACCACGCGCTTCGACGAAATCATCGGCGAGCAATACAACCTCGGCGCCGCCCTCCTCAATGGCGCGCGCGGCCGGTTCCTCTGGGTTTTCCCCGGGTTCACCAACCGCGAGAAGGGTATCCAGTTCCTGGAGACGGTCATCTTCAACGCCCCCTACAGCGACTACGCGCCCCTCGCATTGCTCGACATCGCGCACGCCCACCAATATCTCGGCGAGACGGCCGAGACGCTCTATGCGCTCGACCGCCTCGTGAACAACTACGGCAACTCCGTCCTCTCCCCCGACGCCTACCTCAAGCTCGGCGAAACCTACGCCTCGCTCGTGGACAGCCCCTACCACGACCAGGGTTCCACCAAGGAAGCCGTCACCTATTTCGAGGACTTCATGATCCTCTACCCCGGCGACAACCACGTGTCCGCCGCCGAAAAAGGCCTCGCCGAGATGAAGACCATCCTCGCCGAAAGCAAAATCAAGATCGCCGACTTCTACTTCAAGCGCCGCGACAACTACCAGGCCGCCCGCGTCTTCTACAACGAGGCCATCACCATCTACCCCGACTCCCCCGTGGCCACCACCGCGCGCACGCGCCTGGGCGAGGTCGAGGCCGCCGCCAAGGCCGCCGCCGATCTCCCGCAACAGAAAAAACGCCGCCCGTGGGTCTTCTGA
- a CDS encoding beta-ketoacyl-ACP synthase III produces MPTTHISILGTGSATPARALTNIELAQTHNLDTTDEWIVTRTGIRERRIAAPGENTSDLAARAATAALADAKLTIADIDLIIVATISPDMIMPSCASLVQARLGAPRHIPAFDLNAACSGFIYALDAGWAMLGSGRYRRALVIGAEKLSSFLDWQDRSTCILFGDAAGAAVLGPASESASPHARILGTRIHCEGGMDAYLNIAAGGSARPLTPDNIHAREHFVRMKGREVFKMAVRGMERTCVEILEQHGLTVSQIGCVIPHQANQRIVDAIAKSLGLPPGRLFTNLQRYGNTSAASIPLALDEARRSGAIAPGGISLMVAFGAGLTYGAALVRW; encoded by the coding sequence ATGCCCACCACGCACATTTCCATCCTCGGCACCGGCTCTGCAACTCCGGCCCGGGCGTTGACCAACATAGAACTCGCGCAAACGCACAACCTCGACACGACTGACGAGTGGATCGTCACCCGCACCGGCATCCGCGAGCGCCGCATCGCCGCCCCCGGTGAAAACACCTCCGACCTCGCAGCCCGCGCCGCCACCGCCGCGCTCGCGGACGCGAAGCTCACCATCGCCGACATCGACCTCATCATCGTCGCGACCATAAGTCCCGACATGATCATGCCTTCGTGCGCCAGCCTCGTGCAGGCCCGGCTCGGCGCGCCCCGGCACATCCCCGCCTTCGACCTCAACGCCGCCTGCTCCGGCTTCATCTACGCGCTCGACGCCGGCTGGGCCATGCTCGGCTCCGGCCGCTACCGCCGCGCCCTCGTCATCGGCGCGGAAAAACTCTCCTCGTTCCTCGACTGGCAGGACCGCTCCACCTGCATCCTCTTCGGCGACGCCGCCGGCGCGGCCGTGCTCGGGCCGGCCTCCGAGTCGGCCAGCCCCCACGCCCGCATCCTCGGCACCCGCATCCATTGCGAAGGCGGCATGGACGCGTATCTCAACATCGCCGCCGGCGGCAGCGCCAGGCCCCTCACGCCGGATAACATCCATGCCCGGGAGCACTTTGTGCGCATGAAAGGCCGCGAAGTCTTCAAGATGGCCGTGCGCGGCATGGAAAGAACCTGTGTCGAAATTCTGGAACAACACGGCCTCACCGTGTCTCAAATTGGCTGCGTGATTCCCCATCAAGCCAACCAGCGCATCGTGGACGCCATCGCCAAAAGCCTCGGCCTTCCCCCCGGACGTCTCTTCACCAACCTTCAACGTTACGGCAACACCTCCGCCGCCTCCATTCCGCTCGCCCTCGACGAGGCCCGCCGCTCCGGCGCCATCGCCCCCGGCGGCATTTCGCTCATGGTGGCCTTCGGGGCGGGCTTGACCTACGGAGCCGCGCTGGTTCGCTGGTAA